A window of the Cannabis sativa cultivar Pink pepper isolate KNU-18-1 chromosome X, ASM2916894v1, whole genome shotgun sequence genome harbors these coding sequences:
- the LOC115702917 gene encoding autophagy-related protein 2 isoform X2: MFPWSIAKSAEAMFSRWAVRRVCKFVLKKKLGQFLLGDIDIDQLDVQLTRGTIQLNDLALNVDYLNEKLGAVASLIIKEGSIGSLMVKMPWSGEGFTVEVDELELVLVPGKEYYTPAVAETHNSGQDEQLHQDLGKLDQDMMDNASKSTIGDVHEGVKAIAKFVKLFLTSFNVKINKLIVAFDPCLEKDGNSLGSHRTLVLRISSIECGTHLSDDANSKGEAESESFFGMSRLTNYVKFQGAILELLQLDDGDKESSFPCLPSQSIRTPIMTGKGGGFSGNLKLSIPWKNGSLDIRRVDSDVSFDPIELQFQPSTIKWLLHSVEAFRNLEKDRSDCMLQKAAESCHHTSAPYSISPQSASVAISTSKTIPVCGGSSNKLSSLTVQDLCDDTLQSGPHLISDWVPLSTIHNKNVGIEEELDFGASVDQFFECFDGMRSSQSALGNSGMWNWTCSVFSAITAASSLASGSLHIPSEQQHIETNVKANFAGVSVFLSFQDEDKKFMFKGYQINSGSYIPYLGAECRDILLSMQVSPQEIRYEGFMKSIEIANYLSHKGDNLEIGTKGPIENISSQNLYIQQLQANVQGALPLLAPLAEDSHELTSSTAKNFPFGKEHNVVKIPLLTTAGVTHCQFTTKLSSQDGNRERPVASFEVELAPFVFWVDFSLINMLSELVTEILESVEKGDEFSSKAFHRNDGLTLGEVKRGSSSCVKTLSSTQSLAGNILMTSARVILCFPFKSDKDVRSFASWDQFVALDFHLPSSGGGGLVRESGPTSDAAKQKSYSSTATHSIHLKISSLDIFLVTPVSKDGASVNSPGSIHQQKFFGQNILSVANRPGCFSTISMILQDSNVTGPWIAKKAKVMATFEDSKRSYNSVRENNEFASFSTAKDLEDLNVQTREEMILSSTFFLHVHLSAVTIKLGRFQYEALVGLVDQIVNGLGLASDEFSVKDVSSVSQTSIFLDCSALEILISPEVKENIRGSIQSELPGSWHHLKLKIRKFELLSVSNIGGIRGAKFFWLGHAEGKLWGSITGVPNQEFLLILCNNSTMKRGDGGGSNALSSRLAGSDIIHLWDPESFHDFTSISLRCATLIAVGGRLDWLDAISSFFSVPSANNENPANDCMQKGELDVSSGSSFILSFVDIGLSYEPYVMNLVVKSKVLDPDSCSSNAKQEISTENVACLLAASSLNISNLTLADSMEKEFKISVHDIGLLIHVVLEPENVSGNYNAEWLQKTGYVKVAREALFEAILRTNCKSGLLWEVECSKSHVFMETCNDTTSSLISLAAQLQKLFAPDMEESVVHLQNRWNRVQQEQDGEDLTRAAGFCTRDSLPLTSEMNSSSQAVKSEPGLVGLMNEICDDAFQIDDNQISQYDSSESKIYVSVDENLIGELGTCIDGPEFLSHGLHFDESVPVVGFESSQTSSSLESDFPEFIELYCSSEVQPVTELSVGGPSQKIHKGSSSGAYGVDSGTGSSGWYEKAPLKIVEDHISELRSECSIQKFEGTKCPYTDNTEAQGFRKAIGCVLLKNIDVRWRMVAGCDWKDCKGIDQKSTNNGGRNTTVCLELSLSGMEFQYEIFPVGGIHVSKLSLSVQEIHLYDLSRDAPWKLDIINQRIILENHLQKHLSWTWKLSGQIL; encoded by the exons ATGTTTCCGTGGAGCATCGCGAAGTCGGCCGAGGCGATGTTCTCGCGGTGGGCCGTTAGAAGGGTTTGCAAGTTTGTATTGAAGAAGAAATTGGGTCAGTTTTTGTTGGGTGACATTGATATCGACCAACTCGATGTTCAGCTTACAAGGGGCACAATTCAGCTTAATGATCTCGCTCTTAATGTCGATTATCTCAATGAGAAG CTTGGTGCAGTAgcatcattaataattaaagaaGGATCAATCGGATCTTTAATGGTAAAAATGCCTTGGAGTGGCGAAGGTTTCACTGTTGAGGTGGATGAACTTGAGCTTGTGCTTGTTCCTGGTAAAGAGTATTACACACCTGCTGTAGCTGAAACTCATAACTCCGGTCAGGATGAACAACTTCATCAAGACTTGGGAAAGCTTGATCAGGACATGATGGACAATGCTTCAAAGTCTACCATTGGAGATGTACATGAAGGTGTTAAGGCCATTGCAAAGTTTGTTAAATTGTTCCTTACAAGTTTCAATGTAAAGATAAACAAGTTGATAGTAGCATTTGATCCATGTCTTGAGAAGGATGGAAATAGTTTAGGTTCTCATAGAACTTTGGTACTGCGGATTTCAAGTATAGAATGTGGAACTCATCTTTCAGATGATGCTAATAGTAAAGGCGAAGCAGAAAGTGAGAGTTTCTTTGGGATGAGTCGTTTGACTAACTATGTGAAGTTTCAAGGAGCAATACTTGAGCTTCTTCAATTAGATGATGGTGATAAAGAATCATCCTTTCCATGTTTGCCGTCACAGAGTATCAGAACACCAATCATGACAGGGAAAGGAGGTGGATTTTCAGGGAACTTAAAACTAAGTATTCCTTGGAAAAATGGGTCATTAGATATCCGCAGGGTGGACTCAGATGTTTCATTTGACCCTATAGAATTGCAGTTTCAGCCCAGCACAATTAAGTGGTTATTACACTCGGTTGAAGCTTTTAGGAATTTGGAGAAGGACAGAAGTGATTGTATGCTTCAGAAGGCAGCAGAGTCTTGTCACCATACTTCTGCTCCTTACAGTATCTCACCTCAATCTGCTTCAGTTGCAATTTCAACAAGCAAGACAATTCCAGTTTGTGGTGGTTCCTCCAATAAATTATCTTCTTTGACAGTGCAAGATTTGTGTGATGACACTTTGCAATCTGGGCCACATCTTATATCAGATTGGGTACCTCTGTCGACCATTCATAATAAAAATGTTGGTATTGAGGAAGAGCTTGATTTTGGGGCAAG TGTGGACCAATTTTTTGAGTGCTTTGACGGGATGAGAAGTTCTCAGTCAGCATTAGGGAACAGTGGGATGTGGAACTGGACTTGTTCTGTCTTCAGTGCTATTACTGCTGCCTCAAGCCTTGCTTCTGGATCCTTGCATATCCCATCTG aACAACAGCATATTGAAACCAATGTCAAGGCAAATTTTGCTGGAGTTTCAGTTTTCTTGTCCTTCCAAGATGAGGACAAGAAATTTATGTTCAAGGGTTATCAAATAAATTCTGGTTCATATATTCCTTACTTGGGTGCAGAGTGCAGAGACATCCTTCTCAGTATGCAG GTATCTCCTCAAGAAATAAGATATGAAGGATTCATGAAGTCAATAGAGATTGCTAATTACTTGAGTCATAAAGGTGACAACTTAGAAATAGGAACGAAAGGTCCCATTGAAAATATTAGCAGCCAAAATCTTTATATTCAGCAGTTGCAAGCAAATGTTCAAGGTGCTCTTCCACTGCTTGCCCCATTGGCTGAGGACTCACATGAGCTAACCAGTTCTACGGCTAAAAATTTTCCATTTGGAAAGGAACACAATGTGGTCAAAATTCCATTGCTTACAACTGCAGGTGTCACTCATTGTCAATTTACTACGAAATTAAGTTCACAAGATGGAAATCGAGAAAGACCAGTAGCATCCTTTGAAGTGGAGTTGGCTCcgtttgttttctgggtggaCTTCTCCTTGATAAATATGTTATCAGAACTGGTGACGGAAATTTTAGAATCTGTTGAGAAAGGAGATGAATTTTCTTCGAAAGCTTTTCATAGGAATGATGGATTGACTCTTGGAGAAGTTAAAAGAGGTAGTAGCTCATGTGTTAAGACTTTGTCCTCAACCCAAAGTTTGGCTGGTAATATATTGATGACTAGTGCAAGGGTGATCCTGTGTTTTCCTTTCAAGAGTGATAAAGATGTTAGAAGTTTTGCTTCCTGGGATCAATTTGTTGCTCTTGATTTTCATCTACCATCAAGCGGCGGTGGTGGATTAGTTCGAGAAAGTGGTCCAACTTCAGATGCAGCTAAACAGAAAAGCTATTCTTCAACTGCCACTCATTCTATACATTTGAAAATCAGCAGTCTTGACATTTTCCTGGTCACTCCTGTAAGTAAGGATGGTGCTAGTGTGAATAGCCCTGGTAGCATACACCAGCAGAAATTTTTTGGACAGAACATTTTGTCTGTTGCCAACAGACCAGGTTGTTTTTCTACAATTAGTATGATTTTGCAGGATAGTAATGTAACTGGACCTTGGATAGCAAAGAAGGCCAAAGTCATGGCCACTTTTGAGGACTCAAAGAGAAGTTATAATTCTGTTCGAGAAAATAATGAATTTGCTTCTTTTTCTACTGCGAAAGATCTGGAAGATTTAAATGTTCAAACTCGAGAGGAGATGATATTGAGTTCTACATTTTTCCTGCACGTTCATCTTTCTGCTGTTACAATAAAGTTGGGAAGATTTCAATATGAAGCCTTAGTTGGTCTTGTGGATCAGATTGTAAATGGGTTGGGCCTGGCTTCTGATGAATTCAGTGTTAAGGATGTATCTTCGGTCTCTCAGACATCTATTTTTCTTGACTGCAGTGCTTTAGAAATTTTGATTAGCCCAGAAGTAAAGGAGAATATTAGAGGCTCAATTCAGAGTGAACTTCCTGGATCATGGCAtcatttgaaattaaaaattcgGAAGTTTGAATTGCTTTCTGTCTCAAATATAGGAGGCATTAGAGGTGCCAAATTTTTCTGGCTAGGACATGCTGAAGGAAAATTGTGGGGATCCATAACAGGTGTTCCCAATCAAGAGtttcttttgattttatgtAATAACTCAACAATGAAACGTGGTGATGGTGGAGGCTCAAATGCATTGTCATCTAGGTTGGCTGGTTCTGATATTATACACCTATGGGATCCTGAAAGTTTTCATGATTTTACATCTATATCTCTCAGGTGTGCCACACTTATTGCAGTAGGGGGTCGTTTAGATTGGTTGGATGCAATTTCCTCATTTTTCAGTGTTCCATCTGCCAACAATGAAAACCCAGCTAATGATTGTATGCAAAAGGGGGAACTGGATGTGTCTAGTGGATCCTCTTTTATTCTTAGCTTTGTTGACATCGGATTAAGTTATGAGCCATATGTAATGAATTTGGTTGTCAAAAGTAAAGTTTTGGATCCAGATTCTTGTTCTTCAAATGCAAAACAAGAGATAAGTACAGAAAATGTTGCTTGCTTGTTGGCTGCATCATCCTTGAACATTTCAAATTTGACTTTGGCTGATTCGATGGAAAAGGAATTTAAAATTAGTGTTCATGATATTGGACTACTTATTCATGTAGTATTGGAGCCTGAGAATGTTAGTGGCAATTACAATGCAGAATGGCTTCAGAAGACTGGCTATGTTAAAGTAGCTCGGGAGGCACTTTTTGAAGCAATTCTGCGAACTAACTGTAAGAGTGGCCTTCTTTGGGAGGTAGAatgttctaaatctcatgtttTCATGGAAACTTGCAATGACACTACTTCCAGTTTAATTAGTTTGGCTGctcaacttcaaaaactatttgcCCCAGACATGGAGGAGTCAGTCGTGCACTTGCAGAATAGGTGGAATAGAGTTCAGCAAGAACAAGATGGGGAAGATTTGACGCGTGCTGCTGGATTCTGTACACGGGATTCTTTACCATTGACTTCTGAAATGAATTCTTCAAGTCAGGCTGTAAAAAGTGAACCTGGTTTGGTTGGGTTAATGAATGAGATATGTGATGATGCATTTCAAATAGATGACAATCAAATTTCCCAGTATGATTCTTCTGAATCAAAAATATATGTTTCAGTGGATGAGAACCTTATTGGAGAACTGGGCACCTGTATTGATGGTCCTGAATTTTTGTCTCATGGTTTGCATTTTGATGAGTCAGTGCCTGTTGTGGGATTTGAGAGTAGTCAAACCTCTTCCTCACTTGAAAGTGACTTTCCGGAGTTCATCGAACTCTATTGTTCGTCTGAAGTGCAGCCAGTTACGGAATTATCTGTTGGTGGACCTTCGCAGAAGATTCATAAAGGGAGTTCTAGTGGCGCTTATGGTGTAGATTCTGGAACAGGAAGTAGCGGATGGTATGAAAAAGCCCCCTTAAAAATTGTAGAAGACCACATTTCAGAGTTGAGAAGTGAGTGCAGCATTCAAAAATTTGAGGGAACTAAGTGTCCCTATACTGACAATACAGAAGCCCAAGGTTTCAGAAAGGCTATTGGATGTGTACTTCTTAAGAACATTGATGTTAGGTGGAGAATGGTTGCTGGTTGCGACTGGAAAGATTGCAAAGGGATTGATCAGAAGTCTACAAATAATGGGGGCAGGAATACAACTGTATGCCTGGAGCTTTCACTTTCAGGGATGGAATTTCAGTATGAGATTTTTCCAGTTGGTGGAATACACGTTTCTAAGCTCTCTCTTTCAGTTCAAGAAATTCACCTATATGACTTGAGTAGAGACGCTCCTTGGAAGCTG GATATTATCAATCAAAGGATCATCCTCGAAAATCATCTTCAAAAGCATTTAAGCTGGACTTGGAAGCTGTCAGGCCAGATCCTCTAA
- the LOC115702917 gene encoding autophagy-related protein 2 isoform X1, translated as MFPWSIAKSAEAMFSRWAVRRVCKFVLKKKLGQFLLGDIDIDQLDVQLTRGTIQLNDLALNVDYLNEKLGAVASLIIKEGSIGSLMVKMPWSGEGFTVEVDELELVLVPGKEYYTPAVAETHNSGQDEQLHQDLGKLDQDMMDNASKSTIGDVHEGVKAIAKFVKLFLTSFNVKINKLIVAFDPCLEKDGNSLGSHRTLVLRISSIECGTHLSDDANSKGEAESESFFGMSRLTNYVKFQGAILELLQLDDGDKESSFPCLPSQSIRTPIMTGKGGGFSGNLKLSIPWKNGSLDIRRVDSDVSFDPIELQFQPSTIKWLLHSVEAFRNLEKDRSDCMLQKAAESCHHTSAPYSISPQSASVAISTSKTIPVCGGSSNKLSSLTVQDLCDDTLQSGPHLISDWVPLSTIHNKNVGIEEELDFGASVDQFFECFDGMRSSQSALGNSGMWNWTCSVFSAITAASSLASGSLHIPSEQQHIETNVKANFAGVSVFLSFQDEDKKFMFKGYQINSGSYIPYLGAECRDILLSMQVSPQEIRYEGFMKSIEIANYLSHKGDNLEIGTKGPIENISSQNLYIQQLQANVQGALPLLAPLAEDSHELTSSTAKNFPFGKEHNVVKIPLLTTAGVTHCQFTTKLSSQDGNRERPVASFEVELAPFVFWVDFSLINMLSELVTEILESVEKGDEFSSKAFHRNDGLTLGEVKRGSSSCVKTLSSTQSLAGNILMTSARVILCFPFKSDKDVRSFASWDQFVALDFHLPSSGGGGLVRESGPTSDAAKQKSYSSTATHSIHLKISSLDIFLVTPVSKDGASVNSPGSIHQQKFFGQNILSVANRPGCFSTISMILQDSNVTGPWIAKKAKVMATFEDSKRSYNSVRENNEFASFSTAKDLEDLNVQTREEMILSSTFFLHVHLSAVTIKLGRFQYEALVGLVDQIVNGLGLASDEFSVKDVSSVSQTSIFLDCSALEILISPEVKENIRGSIQSELPGSWHHLKLKIRKFELLSVSNIGGIRGAKFFWLGHAEGKLWGSITGVPNQEFLLILCNNSTMKRGDGGGSNALSSRLAGSDIIHLWDPESFHDFTSISLRCATLIAVGGRLDWLDAISSFFSVPSANNENPANDCMQKGELDVSSGSSFILSFVDIGLSYEPYVMNLVVKSKVLDPDSCSSNAKQEISTENVACLLAASSLNISNLTLADSMEKEFKISVHDIGLLIHVVLEPENVSGNYNAEWLQKTGYVKVAREALFEAILRTNCKSGLLWEVECSKSHVFMETCNDTTSSLISLAAQLQKLFAPDMEESVVHLQNRWNRVQQEQDGEDLTRAAGFCTRDSLPLTSEMNSSSQAVKSEPGLVGLMNEICDDAFQIDDNQISQYDSSESKIYVSVDENLIGELGTCIDGPEFLSHGLHFDESVPVVGFESSQTSSSLESDFPEFIELYCSSEVQPVTELSVGGPSQKIHKGSSSGAYGVDSGTGSSGWYEKAPLKIVEDHISELRSECSIQKFEGTKCPYTDNTEAQGFRKAIGCVLLKNIDVRWRMVAGCDWKDCKGIDQKSTNNGGRNTTVCLELSLSGMEFQYEIFPVGGIHVSKLSLSVQEIHLYDLSRDAPWKLVLGYYQSKDHPRKSSSKAFKLDLEAVRPDPLIPLEEYRLRIAFLPMLLHLHQSQLDFFISFFGAKSSSVDQSPSCRQDSDSSKSLTSNNLAQHNIAEEAFLPYFQSFDIWPLLVRVDYSPCRVDLAALSGGNYAELVNLVPWKGVELKLKHVHGVGIYGWGSVCETIIGEWLEDISQNQIHKVFRGLPPIRSVVALGAGAAKLVSLPVESYRKDKRVIKGIQRGITAFIRSISVEAVGLGVHLAAGAHDILLQAEYRLTNSDPSIPRAVSSKMKENVRSNQPKDAQQGIQQAYESLSNGLEKSASALVGTPFKKYLRGAGAGSALAAAVRAVPAAAIAPASACAGAVHYTFLGFRNSLDPERKKESIEKYLGPNQPWEQN; from the exons ATGTTTCCGTGGAGCATCGCGAAGTCGGCCGAGGCGATGTTCTCGCGGTGGGCCGTTAGAAGGGTTTGCAAGTTTGTATTGAAGAAGAAATTGGGTCAGTTTTTGTTGGGTGACATTGATATCGACCAACTCGATGTTCAGCTTACAAGGGGCACAATTCAGCTTAATGATCTCGCTCTTAATGTCGATTATCTCAATGAGAAG CTTGGTGCAGTAgcatcattaataattaaagaaGGATCAATCGGATCTTTAATGGTAAAAATGCCTTGGAGTGGCGAAGGTTTCACTGTTGAGGTGGATGAACTTGAGCTTGTGCTTGTTCCTGGTAAAGAGTATTACACACCTGCTGTAGCTGAAACTCATAACTCCGGTCAGGATGAACAACTTCATCAAGACTTGGGAAAGCTTGATCAGGACATGATGGACAATGCTTCAAAGTCTACCATTGGAGATGTACATGAAGGTGTTAAGGCCATTGCAAAGTTTGTTAAATTGTTCCTTACAAGTTTCAATGTAAAGATAAACAAGTTGATAGTAGCATTTGATCCATGTCTTGAGAAGGATGGAAATAGTTTAGGTTCTCATAGAACTTTGGTACTGCGGATTTCAAGTATAGAATGTGGAACTCATCTTTCAGATGATGCTAATAGTAAAGGCGAAGCAGAAAGTGAGAGTTTCTTTGGGATGAGTCGTTTGACTAACTATGTGAAGTTTCAAGGAGCAATACTTGAGCTTCTTCAATTAGATGATGGTGATAAAGAATCATCCTTTCCATGTTTGCCGTCACAGAGTATCAGAACACCAATCATGACAGGGAAAGGAGGTGGATTTTCAGGGAACTTAAAACTAAGTATTCCTTGGAAAAATGGGTCATTAGATATCCGCAGGGTGGACTCAGATGTTTCATTTGACCCTATAGAATTGCAGTTTCAGCCCAGCACAATTAAGTGGTTATTACACTCGGTTGAAGCTTTTAGGAATTTGGAGAAGGACAGAAGTGATTGTATGCTTCAGAAGGCAGCAGAGTCTTGTCACCATACTTCTGCTCCTTACAGTATCTCACCTCAATCTGCTTCAGTTGCAATTTCAACAAGCAAGACAATTCCAGTTTGTGGTGGTTCCTCCAATAAATTATCTTCTTTGACAGTGCAAGATTTGTGTGATGACACTTTGCAATCTGGGCCACATCTTATATCAGATTGGGTACCTCTGTCGACCATTCATAATAAAAATGTTGGTATTGAGGAAGAGCTTGATTTTGGGGCAAG TGTGGACCAATTTTTTGAGTGCTTTGACGGGATGAGAAGTTCTCAGTCAGCATTAGGGAACAGTGGGATGTGGAACTGGACTTGTTCTGTCTTCAGTGCTATTACTGCTGCCTCAAGCCTTGCTTCTGGATCCTTGCATATCCCATCTG aACAACAGCATATTGAAACCAATGTCAAGGCAAATTTTGCTGGAGTTTCAGTTTTCTTGTCCTTCCAAGATGAGGACAAGAAATTTATGTTCAAGGGTTATCAAATAAATTCTGGTTCATATATTCCTTACTTGGGTGCAGAGTGCAGAGACATCCTTCTCAGTATGCAG GTATCTCCTCAAGAAATAAGATATGAAGGATTCATGAAGTCAATAGAGATTGCTAATTACTTGAGTCATAAAGGTGACAACTTAGAAATAGGAACGAAAGGTCCCATTGAAAATATTAGCAGCCAAAATCTTTATATTCAGCAGTTGCAAGCAAATGTTCAAGGTGCTCTTCCACTGCTTGCCCCATTGGCTGAGGACTCACATGAGCTAACCAGTTCTACGGCTAAAAATTTTCCATTTGGAAAGGAACACAATGTGGTCAAAATTCCATTGCTTACAACTGCAGGTGTCACTCATTGTCAATTTACTACGAAATTAAGTTCACAAGATGGAAATCGAGAAAGACCAGTAGCATCCTTTGAAGTGGAGTTGGCTCcgtttgttttctgggtggaCTTCTCCTTGATAAATATGTTATCAGAACTGGTGACGGAAATTTTAGAATCTGTTGAGAAAGGAGATGAATTTTCTTCGAAAGCTTTTCATAGGAATGATGGATTGACTCTTGGAGAAGTTAAAAGAGGTAGTAGCTCATGTGTTAAGACTTTGTCCTCAACCCAAAGTTTGGCTGGTAATATATTGATGACTAGTGCAAGGGTGATCCTGTGTTTTCCTTTCAAGAGTGATAAAGATGTTAGAAGTTTTGCTTCCTGGGATCAATTTGTTGCTCTTGATTTTCATCTACCATCAAGCGGCGGTGGTGGATTAGTTCGAGAAAGTGGTCCAACTTCAGATGCAGCTAAACAGAAAAGCTATTCTTCAACTGCCACTCATTCTATACATTTGAAAATCAGCAGTCTTGACATTTTCCTGGTCACTCCTGTAAGTAAGGATGGTGCTAGTGTGAATAGCCCTGGTAGCATACACCAGCAGAAATTTTTTGGACAGAACATTTTGTCTGTTGCCAACAGACCAGGTTGTTTTTCTACAATTAGTATGATTTTGCAGGATAGTAATGTAACTGGACCTTGGATAGCAAAGAAGGCCAAAGTCATGGCCACTTTTGAGGACTCAAAGAGAAGTTATAATTCTGTTCGAGAAAATAATGAATTTGCTTCTTTTTCTACTGCGAAAGATCTGGAAGATTTAAATGTTCAAACTCGAGAGGAGATGATATTGAGTTCTACATTTTTCCTGCACGTTCATCTTTCTGCTGTTACAATAAAGTTGGGAAGATTTCAATATGAAGCCTTAGTTGGTCTTGTGGATCAGATTGTAAATGGGTTGGGCCTGGCTTCTGATGAATTCAGTGTTAAGGATGTATCTTCGGTCTCTCAGACATCTATTTTTCTTGACTGCAGTGCTTTAGAAATTTTGATTAGCCCAGAAGTAAAGGAGAATATTAGAGGCTCAATTCAGAGTGAACTTCCTGGATCATGGCAtcatttgaaattaaaaattcgGAAGTTTGAATTGCTTTCTGTCTCAAATATAGGAGGCATTAGAGGTGCCAAATTTTTCTGGCTAGGACATGCTGAAGGAAAATTGTGGGGATCCATAACAGGTGTTCCCAATCAAGAGtttcttttgattttatgtAATAACTCAACAATGAAACGTGGTGATGGTGGAGGCTCAAATGCATTGTCATCTAGGTTGGCTGGTTCTGATATTATACACCTATGGGATCCTGAAAGTTTTCATGATTTTACATCTATATCTCTCAGGTGTGCCACACTTATTGCAGTAGGGGGTCGTTTAGATTGGTTGGATGCAATTTCCTCATTTTTCAGTGTTCCATCTGCCAACAATGAAAACCCAGCTAATGATTGTATGCAAAAGGGGGAACTGGATGTGTCTAGTGGATCCTCTTTTATTCTTAGCTTTGTTGACATCGGATTAAGTTATGAGCCATATGTAATGAATTTGGTTGTCAAAAGTAAAGTTTTGGATCCAGATTCTTGTTCTTCAAATGCAAAACAAGAGATAAGTACAGAAAATGTTGCTTGCTTGTTGGCTGCATCATCCTTGAACATTTCAAATTTGACTTTGGCTGATTCGATGGAAAAGGAATTTAAAATTAGTGTTCATGATATTGGACTACTTATTCATGTAGTATTGGAGCCTGAGAATGTTAGTGGCAATTACAATGCAGAATGGCTTCAGAAGACTGGCTATGTTAAAGTAGCTCGGGAGGCACTTTTTGAAGCAATTCTGCGAACTAACTGTAAGAGTGGCCTTCTTTGGGAGGTAGAatgttctaaatctcatgtttTCATGGAAACTTGCAATGACACTACTTCCAGTTTAATTAGTTTGGCTGctcaacttcaaaaactatttgcCCCAGACATGGAGGAGTCAGTCGTGCACTTGCAGAATAGGTGGAATAGAGTTCAGCAAGAACAAGATGGGGAAGATTTGACGCGTGCTGCTGGATTCTGTACACGGGATTCTTTACCATTGACTTCTGAAATGAATTCTTCAAGTCAGGCTGTAAAAAGTGAACCTGGTTTGGTTGGGTTAATGAATGAGATATGTGATGATGCATTTCAAATAGATGACAATCAAATTTCCCAGTATGATTCTTCTGAATCAAAAATATATGTTTCAGTGGATGAGAACCTTATTGGAGAACTGGGCACCTGTATTGATGGTCCTGAATTTTTGTCTCATGGTTTGCATTTTGATGAGTCAGTGCCTGTTGTGGGATTTGAGAGTAGTCAAACCTCTTCCTCACTTGAAAGTGACTTTCCGGAGTTCATCGAACTCTATTGTTCGTCTGAAGTGCAGCCAGTTACGGAATTATCTGTTGGTGGACCTTCGCAGAAGATTCATAAAGGGAGTTCTAGTGGCGCTTATGGTGTAGATTCTGGAACAGGAAGTAGCGGATGGTATGAAAAAGCCCCCTTAAAAATTGTAGAAGACCACATTTCAGAGTTGAGAAGTGAGTGCAGCATTCAAAAATTTGAGGGAACTAAGTGTCCCTATACTGACAATACAGAAGCCCAAGGTTTCAGAAAGGCTATTGGATGTGTACTTCTTAAGAACATTGATGTTAGGTGGAGAATGGTTGCTGGTTGCGACTGGAAAGATTGCAAAGGGATTGATCAGAAGTCTACAAATAATGGGGGCAGGAATACAACTGTATGCCTGGAGCTTTCACTTTCAGGGATGGAATTTCAGTATGAGATTTTTCCAGTTGGTGGAATACACGTTTCTAAGCTCTCTCTTTCAGTTCAAGAAATTCACCTATATGACTTGAGTAGAGACGCTCCTTGGAAGCTG GTGTTAGGATATTATCAATCAAAGGATCATCCTCGAAAATCATCTTCAAAAGCATTTAAGCTGGACTTGGAAGCTGTCAGGCCAGATCCTCTAATACCTCTTGAAGAGTACCG ATTACGCATAGCATTTCTTCCGATGCTATTGCATCTTCATCAGTCCCAACTTGATTTCTTTATCAGTTTCTTTGGGGCAAAAAGCTCATCAGTTGACCAATCTCCAAGTTGTCGTCAAGATTCAGATAGTTCAAAATCGTTGACAAGCAACAATCTTGCACAGCATAATATTGCTGAGGAGGCATTTCTTCCATACTTCCAg AGCTTTGATATATGGCCTCTTCTTGTTCGTGTTGACTATAGTCCTTGCCGTGTTGATTTAGCTGCGTTGAGTGGTGGGAATTATGCGGAACTTGTTAATCTTGTGCCCTGGAAG GGGGTTGAGCTGAAGCTCAAACATGTTCACGGTGTTGGTATCTATGGCTGGGGCAGTGTATGTGAAACAATCATAGGGGAGTGGTTGGAAGATATATCCCAAAATCAA ATTCATAAAGTATTTCGTGGTCTTCCTCCCATCCGTTCGGTGGTTGCTCTTGGTGCTGGTGCCGCAAAGCTGGTCTCTTTGCCAGTTGAGAGCTATAGGAAGGATAAGAGAGTAATTAAAGGAATACAAAGAG GTATAACAGCATTCATTAGAAGTATATCAGTTGAAGCTGTTGGACTTGGAGTCCATTTAGCAGCCGGGGCTCATGACATTTTGCTCCAAGCAGAATATAGGCTTACAAACAGTGATCCTAGCATACCAAGGGCGGTATCAAGTAAAATGAAGGAAAATGTTAGATCTAATCAGCCCAAAGATGCCCAACAAGGAATTCAACAG